A genomic region of Magnolia sinica isolate HGM2019 chromosome 6, MsV1, whole genome shotgun sequence contains the following coding sequences:
- the LOC131248195 gene encoding probable enoyl-CoA hydratase 2, mitochondrial isoform X3, producing the protein MTMKSPFKIITRSIATLSITRSGRPISSNHQTLTRIPNKISSIHRCQHQLQIFRNLLLQTASSDSVRMERLSDSDSGIVEVKLDRPEAKNAIGKDMLRGLQNAFESLSRDSSANVLMISSSVPRVFCAGADLKERRLMSPSEVQFFVNSLRSTFSFLEALCVPTVAVIEGAALGGGLEMVLSCDLRICGEDAVFSMPETGLAIIPGAGGTQRLPRVVGKAAAKELIFTGRKIDGKDAMSMGLVNYCVPAGGAYLKALQIARDINQKPQLIEEYYLHGFP; encoded by the exons ATGACGATGAAAAGTCCTTTCAAGATCATCACCAGATCCATAGCCACACTCTCCATTACAAGATCCGGAAGGCCCATCTCCTCCAATCATCAAACCCTAACCCGAATCCCAAACAAGATCTCTTCCATTCATCGATGCCAGCATCAGCTCCAGATCTTCAGAAATCTCCTCTTACAGACCGCTTCCTCCGATTCCGTGAGAATGGAGAGACTCTCCGATTCCGATTCTG GGATTGTTGAAGTGAAATTGGATAGACCTGAAGCTAAAAATGCGATCGGGAAAGATATGTTGAGAGGTCTGCAGAACGCTTTCGAGTCTTTAAGTCGAGATTCTTCGGCAAATGTTTTAATGATCTCCAGCTCAGTTCCTCGGGTGTTCTGTGCAGGCGCTGATCTGAAG GAGCGCAGGTTGATGAGTCCTTCTGAAGTCCAGTTTTTCGTCAACTCTTTGCGTTCAACATTCTCATTCTTAGAG GCACTTTGTGTCCCGACTGTTGCTGTTATTGAAGGTGCCGCATTGGGTGGTGGACTGGAAATGGTTCTCTCCTGTGATCTTCGAATATGTG GAGAGGATGCGGTTTTTAGCATGCCAGAAACTGGACTTGCTATAATTCCTGG TGCTGGTGGGACTCAACGCCTTCCAAGAGTGGTTGGAAAAGCAGCAGCCAAGGAACTTATATTCACGGGTCGGAAGATTGATGGCAAAGATGCAATGTCAATGG GTCTTGTCAACTATTGTGTTCCGGCTGGGGGAGCTTATTTAAAAGCTCTTCAAATTGCCCGTGATATAAATCAGAAG CCACAGCTAATTGAAGAATACTACCTTCATGGCTTTCCATGA
- the LOC131248195 gene encoding probable enoyl-CoA hydratase 2, mitochondrial isoform X1 has product MTMKSPFKIITRSIATLSITRSGRPISSNHQTLTRIPNKISSIHRCQHQLQIFRNLLLQTASSDSVRMERLSDSDSGIVEVKLDRPEAKNAIGKDMLRGLQNAFESLSRDSSANVLMISSSVPRVFCAGADLKERRLMSPSEVQFFVNSLRSTFSFLEALCVPTVAVIEGAALGGGLEMVLSCDLRICGEDAVFSMPETGLAIIPGAGGTQRLPRVVGKAAAKELIFTGRKIDGKDAMSMGLVNYCVPAGGAYLKALQIARDINQKGPLALRMAKRAINEGLELAMSSALALEEECYQPLLNTKDRLEGLAAFAEKRKPRYNGE; this is encoded by the exons ATGACGATGAAAAGTCCTTTCAAGATCATCACCAGATCCATAGCCACACTCTCCATTACAAGATCCGGAAGGCCCATCTCCTCCAATCATCAAACCCTAACCCGAATCCCAAACAAGATCTCTTCCATTCATCGATGCCAGCATCAGCTCCAGATCTTCAGAAATCTCCTCTTACAGACCGCTTCCTCCGATTCCGTGAGAATGGAGAGACTCTCCGATTCCGATTCTG GGATTGTTGAAGTGAAATTGGATAGACCTGAAGCTAAAAATGCGATCGGGAAAGATATGTTGAGAGGTCTGCAGAACGCTTTCGAGTCTTTAAGTCGAGATTCTTCGGCAAATGTTTTAATGATCTCCAGCTCAGTTCCTCGGGTGTTCTGTGCAGGCGCTGATCTGAAG GAGCGCAGGTTGATGAGTCCTTCTGAAGTCCAGTTTTTCGTCAACTCTTTGCGTTCAACATTCTCATTCTTAGAG GCACTTTGTGTCCCGACTGTTGCTGTTATTGAAGGTGCCGCATTGGGTGGTGGACTGGAAATGGTTCTCTCCTGTGATCTTCGAATATGTG GAGAGGATGCGGTTTTTAGCATGCCAGAAACTGGACTTGCTATAATTCCTGG TGCTGGTGGGACTCAACGCCTTCCAAGAGTGGTTGGAAAAGCAGCAGCCAAGGAACTTATATTCACGGGTCGGAAGATTGATGGCAAAGATGCAATGTCAATGG GTCTTGTCAACTATTGTGTTCCGGCTGGGGGAGCTTATTTAAAAGCTCTTCAAATTGCCCGTGATATAAATCAGAAG GGTCCGTTGGCGCTTAGGATGGCCAAACGTGCTATCAATGAAGGTTTGGAGCTAGCGATGTCTTCAGCTTTGGCATTGGAAGAAGAGTGCTATCAACCGCTATTGAATACAAAAGACCGCTTGGAAGGTCTGGCTGCATTCGCGGAGAAGCGAAAACCAAGATACAATGGTGAATAG
- the LOC131248195 gene encoding probable enoyl-CoA hydratase 2, mitochondrial isoform X2, which yields MTMKSPFKIITRSIATLSITRSGRPISSNHQTLTRIPNKISSIHRCQHQLQIFRNLLLQTASSDSVRMERLSDSDSGIVEVKLDRPEAKNAIGKDMLRGLQNAFESLSRDSSANVLMISSSVPRVFCAGADLKALCVPTVAVIEGAALGGGLEMVLSCDLRICGEDAVFSMPETGLAIIPGAGGTQRLPRVVGKAAAKELIFTGRKIDGKDAMSMGLVNYCVPAGGAYLKALQIARDINQKGPLALRMAKRAINEGLELAMSSALALEEECYQPLLNTKDRLEGLAAFAEKRKPRYNGE from the exons ATGACGATGAAAAGTCCTTTCAAGATCATCACCAGATCCATAGCCACACTCTCCATTACAAGATCCGGAAGGCCCATCTCCTCCAATCATCAAACCCTAACCCGAATCCCAAACAAGATCTCTTCCATTCATCGATGCCAGCATCAGCTCCAGATCTTCAGAAATCTCCTCTTACAGACCGCTTCCTCCGATTCCGTGAGAATGGAGAGACTCTCCGATTCCGATTCTG GGATTGTTGAAGTGAAATTGGATAGACCTGAAGCTAAAAATGCGATCGGGAAAGATATGTTGAGAGGTCTGCAGAACGCTTTCGAGTCTTTAAGTCGAGATTCTTCGGCAAATGTTTTAATGATCTCCAGCTCAGTTCCTCGGGTGTTCTGTGCAGGCGCTGATCTGAAG GCACTTTGTGTCCCGACTGTTGCTGTTATTGAAGGTGCCGCATTGGGTGGTGGACTGGAAATGGTTCTCTCCTGTGATCTTCGAATATGTG GAGAGGATGCGGTTTTTAGCATGCCAGAAACTGGACTTGCTATAATTCCTGG TGCTGGTGGGACTCAACGCCTTCCAAGAGTGGTTGGAAAAGCAGCAGCCAAGGAACTTATATTCACGGGTCGGAAGATTGATGGCAAAGATGCAATGTCAATGG GTCTTGTCAACTATTGTGTTCCGGCTGGGGGAGCTTATTTAAAAGCTCTTCAAATTGCCCGTGATATAAATCAGAAG GGTCCGTTGGCGCTTAGGATGGCCAAACGTGCTATCAATGAAGGTTTGGAGCTAGCGATGTCTTCAGCTTTGGCATTGGAAGAAGAGTGCTATCAACCGCTATTGAATACAAAAGACCGCTTGGAAGGTCTGGCTGCATTCGCGGAGAAGCGAAAACCAAGATACAATGGTGAATAG